The proteins below come from a single Aspergillus oryzae RIB40 DNA, chromosome 5 genomic window:
- a CDS encoding NCBP1 family protein (nuclear cap-binding complex, subunit NCBP1/CBP80) has translation MVDYERRHHGPKGGRKRRYREDDDYDRRQRRKYEEPLVAKVRRQLLTIAESAARRAEDDVVNIAKSVADNYEDEELRQTFVAISVDLALEQPLKIPFIAATVLSANLYRSELVSDVLTKASEYLQHYINNGAWREVKLLLRLLGCLQILYEGDGIFPILEELFERAVVLQTASSEDLLGLELVKIILFTIPYIMASPITGFEAQANALLEKTDIIASTPHALVELVNPFSPEHDTSSAAQSVISLLQSQLQQEASRNWELACLPRPWKGGRDNEEEQKPLDSGAKHAFPQITVPDPVQNGSRAIFPEVYMSVYSNQEVETVPPTSDIASSLLRDALVDTINILDFNRIATAKYLIDIDCYFTPHTFVKRATPFDRLRDISGDRPTWKPEDVAVDAVFSQLFQLPSPQHKLVYYHSVLTECCKIAPAAIAPSLGRAIRFLYRSLETIDLDLSHRFLDWFAHHLSNFGFTWKWSEWIDDLELSSVHPKMAFIIGALDKEIRLSFAQRIRGTLPDPYQDLITEGKEKDTPDFKYSLDTTPYANEGTEIMQLIRKKATDDDILPIINAIEEQARAMGVEDPMLPSTDAFVTAICFVGSKSLSHVLSCIERNKERLLAIGPKSTRARRQIITSVMEYWTDQPGIGINIIDKLLNYTILTPLSVIEWALVDKLEAGTILARTHVFEMISATVGKVTNRLRQIVAARTQPGLYEPQLSVLDETLNREKADMQALFKVIEDSIMSVAEGHNDELMERGDGSGELPEDEIIRQWGCRWLRAFRRKAGVEESFIAEAMATATPIGTTAPPPQEGTTAIDGPADGDLDVADADGAVDVS, from the exons ATGGTTGACTACGAACGCCGTCATCACGGGCCTAAGGGTGGCCGCAAAAGGCGCTATAGAG AAGACGATGACTATGATCGACGCCAGAGACGCAAATACGAAGAACCTTTGGTGGCGAAGGTCCGAAGACAGCTATTAACCATTGCGGAATCT GCCGCCAGAAGAGCCGAAGACGATGTTGTAAACATTGCAAAAAGCGTCGCCGATAATtatgaggatgaggagctgaGACAGACTTTTGTTGCTATCTCAGTTGACCT TGCCCTAGAGCAGCCGCTGAAAATCCCTTTTATCGCAGCGACGGTCTTGTCTGCCAATCTCTACAGATCAGAGCTTGTGTCCGATGTCCTTACAAAAGCGAGCGAATACTTACAACACTACATCAACAATGGGGCGTGGCGTGAAgtcaagcttcttctccgacttCTTGGATGCTTACAGATATTGTATGAAGGAGATGGCATCTTCCCAATCCTGGAAGAGCTTTTTGAGCGTGCCGTTGTTCTGCAGACAGCCTCTTCTGAAGAT TTGCTAGGACTGGAACTCGTGAAGATaattctcttcaccattcCATACATAATGGCTTCTCCGATAACAGGTTTTGAGGCTCAGGCAAATGCCCTTCTTGAAAAGACAGACATCATTGCATCGACCCCGCATGCGTTGGTGGAATTGGTTAATCCGTTTAGCCCCGAACATGACACTTCATCTGCTGCACAAAGCGTTATTAGCCTGCTTCAAAGTCAACTCCAGCAGGAAGCCAGCCGGAATTGGGAACTCGCATGTCTTCCTCGACCGTGGAAAGGTGGACGcgacaatgaagaagagcagaaaCCCTTGGATTCCGGCGCAAAGCATGCATTCCCTCAAATAACTGTGCCCGACCCTGTACAAAATGGATCCAGGGCGATTTTCCCTGAAGTTTACATGTCCGTGTATTCCAACCAAGAGGTAGAAACTGTCCCTCCAACGTCGGACATTGCATCATCTCTGCTGCGGGACGCTCTTGTTGACACgatcaacatcctcgacTTCAATCGTATTGCCACTGCCAAGTATctcattgacattgactgTTACTTTACGCCGCATACTTTCGTGAAGCGTGCAACCCCCTTCGACAGATTACGCGATATCTCCGGAGACCGCCCGACGTGGAAGCCCGAAGACGTGGCCGTGGATGCAGTTTTCTCTCAATTATTCCAACTTCCTTCCCCGCAGCACAAGCTTGTGTACTATCACTCAGTTCTCACCGAGTGCTGTAAGATTGCACCGGCTGCCATTGCTCCGAGCTTGGGGCGTGCGATTCGTTTTCTCTATCGCAGCTTGGAAACGATTGATCTGGATTTAAGCCATCGATTCTTGGATTGGTTTGCTCACCATCTAAGCAATTTTGGGTTCACATGGAAATGGAGTGAATG GATCGATGACCTTGAACTTTCCTCAGTTCATCCAAAGATGGCCTTTATAATCGGCGCGCTGGACAAGGAGATCAGGTTAAGCTTTGCCCAGCGTATTAGAGGTACTCTTCCAGACCCTTATCAAGATTTGATTACAgaaggcaaggagaaggataCCCCCGACTTCAAATACTCATTGGATA CCACACCCTATGCCAACGAAGGCACCGAAATCATGCAGCTCATCCGTAAAAAAGCAACTGATGACGATATCCTCCCAATAATTAATGCTATTGAAGAGCAAGCTAGGGCGATGGGAGTTGAAGACCCTATGCTACCTTCAACAGATGCGTTCGTCACGGCAATTTGCTTCGTTGGGTCAAAATCACTTTCTCACGTACTGTCTTGCATTGAGCGAAACAAAGAACGGCTTCTGGCTATTGGCCCCAAGTCCACTCGTGCACGTCGCCAGATTATAACCTCTGTCATGGAATATTGGACCGATCAGCCAGGAATCGgtatcaacatcatcgacaaGTTACTGAATTACACAATCCTAACGCCACTATCCGTCATTGAGTGGGCACTGGTAGACAAGCTCGAGGCCGGGACGATTTTGGCAAGAACACATGTTTTTGAGATGATATCAGCCACTGTGGGAAAGGTCACCAACCGTCTGCGCCAAATCGTTGCGGCACGAACTCAGCCAGGTCTGTATGAGCCACAGTTGAGTGTTCTAGATGAAACCTTAAACCGTGAGAAGGCAGATATGCAGGCGCTCTTCAAGGTAATTGAAGATTCGATTATGTCAGTCGCCGAAGGTCACAACGATGAATTGATGGAAAGGGGTGACGGAAGTGGTGAGCTACCAGAGGATGAAATCATCAGACAATGGGGATGTCGATGGCTGAGAGCGTTCAGGCGAAAAGCCGGCGTTGAGGAATCATTTATCGCtgaagccatggccactgCAACCCCTATCGGAACAACGGCGCCTCCGCCCCAGGAAGGTACCACGGCTATAGATGGTCCAGCAGATGGAGATCTAGACGTCGCGGATGCAGATGGGGCTGTGGATGTCTCATGA